A genomic segment from Callithrix jacchus isolate 240 chromosome 8, calJac240_pri, whole genome shotgun sequence encodes:
- the CLN6 gene encoding ceroid-lipofuscinosis neuronal protein 6 isoform X3, giving the protein MEAARRRQHPGAAGGPGAQLGASFLQARHGSVSPEEAAHAAPFHLDLWFYFMLQNWVLDFGRPIAMLVFPLEWFPLNKPSVGDYFHMAYNVITPFLLLKLIERSPRTLPRSIIYVSIIIFIMGASIHLVGDSVNHRLLFSGYQHHLSVRENPIIKNLKPETLVRPPPAPCLYIPFFLILFMYFSGCFTASKAESLMPGPALLLVAPSGLYYWYLVTEGQIFILFIFTFFAMLALVLHQKRKGLFLDSNGLFLFSSFALTLLLVALWVAWLWNDPVLRKKYPGVIYVPEPWAFYTLHVSSRH; this is encoded by the exons GCACGGCTCTGTCAGCCCTGAGGAGGCTGCCCACGCGGCTCCCTTCCACCTCGACCTCTGGTTCTACTTCATGCTGCAGAACTGGGTTCTGGACTTTGGACGCCCCATTGCCATG CTGGTATTCCCTCTGGAATGGTTTCCACTCAACAAGCCCAGTGTGGGGGACTACTTCCACATGGCCTACAACGTCATCACGCCCTTTCTCCTGCTCAAG CTCATCGAGCGGTCCCCCCGCACCCTGCCCCGCTCCATCATCTACGTCagcatcatcatcttcatcatggGTGCCAGCATCCACCTGGTGGGCGACTCTGTCAATCACCGCCTACTCTTCAGCGGTTACCAGCACCACCTGTCTGTCCGTGAGAACCCGATCATCAAGAATCTCAAGCCAGAGACGCTGGTGAGGCCACCTCCTGCTCCCTGCCT GTACATCCCcttcttcctcatcctcttcaTGTACTTCAGCGGCTGCTTTACTGCTTCTAAAGCCGAGAGCTTGATGCCAGGGCCTGCCCTGCTCCTGGTGGCACCCAGTGGCCTGTACTACTG GTACCTGGTCACCGAGGGCCAGATCTTCATCCTCTTCATCTTCACCTTCTTTGCCATGCTGGCCCTCGTCCTGCACCAGAAGCGCAAAGGCCTCTTCCTGGACAGCAAcggcctcttcctcttctcctccttcgCACTCACCCTCTTGCTTGTGGCGCTGTGGGTCGCCTGGCTGTGGAATGACCCTGTGCTCAGGAAGAAGTACCCGGGTGTCATCTATGTCCCTGAGCCTTGGGCTTTCTACACCCTTCACGTCAGCAGTCGGCACTGA
- the CLN6 gene encoding ceroid-lipofuscinosis neuronal protein 6 isoform X5, protein MEAARRRQHPGAAGGPGAQLGASFLQARHGSVSPEEAAHAAPFHLDLWFYFMLQNWVLDFGRPIAMLIERSPRTLPRSIIYVSIIIFIMGASIHLVGDSVNHRLLFSGYQHHLSVRENPIIKNLKPETLIDSFELLYYYDEYLGHCMWYIPFFLILFMYFSGCFTASKAESLMPGPALLLVAPSGLYYWYLVTEGQIFILFIFTFFAMLALVLHQKRKGLFLDSNGLFLFSSFALTLLLVALWVAWLWNDPVLRKKYPGVIYVPEPWAFYTLHVSSRH, encoded by the exons GCACGGCTCTGTCAGCCCTGAGGAGGCTGCCCACGCGGCTCCCTTCCACCTCGACCTCTGGTTCTACTTCATGCTGCAGAACTGGGTTCTGGACTTTGGACGCCCCATTGCCATG CTCATCGAGCGGTCCCCCCGCACCCTGCCCCGCTCCATCATCTACGTCagcatcatcatcttcatcatggGTGCCAGCATCCACCTGGTGGGCGACTCTGTCAATCACCGCCTACTCTTCAGCGGTTACCAGCACCACCTGTCTGTCCGTGAGAACCCGATCATCAAGAATCTCAAGCCAGAGACGCTG ATTGACTCCTTTGAGCTTCTCTACTATTATGATGAGTACCTGGGTCACTGCATGTG GTACATCCCcttcttcctcatcctcttcaTGTACTTCAGCGGCTGCTTTACTGCTTCTAAAGCCGAGAGCTTGATGCCAGGGCCTGCCCTGCTCCTGGTGGCACCCAGTGGCCTGTACTACTG GTACCTGGTCACCGAGGGCCAGATCTTCATCCTCTTCATCTTCACCTTCTTTGCCATGCTGGCCCTCGTCCTGCACCAGAAGCGCAAAGGCCTCTTCCTGGACAGCAAcggcctcttcctcttctcctccttcgCACTCACCCTCTTGCTTGTGGCGCTGTGGGTCGCCTGGCTGTGGAATGACCCTGTGCTCAGGAAGAAGTACCCGGGTGTCATCTATGTCCCTGAGCCTTGGGCTTTCTACACCCTTCACGTCAGCAGTCGGCACTGA
- the CALML4 gene encoding LOW QUALITY PROTEIN: calmodulin-like protein 4 (The sequence of the model RefSeq protein was modified relative to this genomic sequence to represent the inferred CDS: deleted 2 bases in 1 codon) codes for MAWGPVSMAAEHLLPRPPPSLADFRLEAGGKGTENGSGNSEPTGGSRDPRMAKFLSQDQINEYKECFSLYDKRQRGKIKASDLMVAMRCLGASPTPGEVQRHLHTHGIDGNGELDFSTFLTIMHMQIKQEDPKKEILLAMLMADKEKKGYIMASDLRSKLTRLGEKLTHKEVDDLFREADIEPNGKVKYDEFIHKITLPTQDY; via the exons ATGGCTTGGGGCCCGGTCTCCATGGCAGCTGAGCATTTATTACCCAGGCCTCCACCCAGCTTGGCAGACTTTAGACTTGAGGCTGGAGGAAAGGGAACTGAGAAC GGTTCTGGGAACAGCGAGCCCACGGGTGGCAGCCGGGACCCCAGGATG GCCAAGTTTCTTTCCCAAGACCAAATTAATG AGTACAAGGAATGCTTCTCCCTGTATGACAAGCGGCAGAGGGGGAAGATAAAAGCCTCCGACCTCATGGTGGCCATGAGGTGCCTGGGGGCCAGCCCGACACCAGGGGAGGTGCAGCGCCACCTGCACACCCACGGGATAG ATGGAAATGGAGAGTTGGATTTCTCCACTTTCCTGACCATTATGCACATGCAAATAAAACAAGAGGAcccaaagaaagaaattcttctGGCCATGTTGATGGCGGACAAGGAGAAGAAAGGTTACATCATGGCGTCGGACCTGCGGTCAAAACTCACGAGACTGGGGGAGAAGCTCACCCATAAGGAAG TGGATGATCTTTTCAGGGAAGCAGATATCGAACCTAATGGCAAAGTGAAGTATGATGAATTCATCCACAAGATCACCCTTCCTACACAGGACTACTGA
- the CLN6 gene encoding ceroid-lipofuscinosis neuronal protein 6 isoform X2 produces the protein MEAARRRQHPGAAGGPGAQLGASFLQARHGSVSPEEAAHAAPFHLDLWFYFMLQNWVLDFGRPIAMLVFPLEWFPLNKPSVGDYFHMAYNVITPFLLLKLIERSPRTLPRSIIYVSIIIFIMGASIHLVGDSVNHRLLFSGYQHHLSVRENPIIKNLKPETLIDSFELLYYYDEYLGHCMWYIPFFLILFMYFSGCFTASKAESLMPGPALLLVAPSGLYYWYLVTEGQIFILFIFTFFAMLALVLHQKRKGLFLDSNGLFLFSSFALTLLLVALWVAWLWNDPVLRKKYPGVIYVPEPWAFYTLHVSSRH, from the exons GCACGGCTCTGTCAGCCCTGAGGAGGCTGCCCACGCGGCTCCCTTCCACCTCGACCTCTGGTTCTACTTCATGCTGCAGAACTGGGTTCTGGACTTTGGACGCCCCATTGCCATG CTGGTATTCCCTCTGGAATGGTTTCCACTCAACAAGCCCAGTGTGGGGGACTACTTCCACATGGCCTACAACGTCATCACGCCCTTTCTCCTGCTCAAG CTCATCGAGCGGTCCCCCCGCACCCTGCCCCGCTCCATCATCTACGTCagcatcatcatcttcatcatggGTGCCAGCATCCACCTGGTGGGCGACTCTGTCAATCACCGCCTACTCTTCAGCGGTTACCAGCACCACCTGTCTGTCCGTGAGAACCCGATCATCAAGAATCTCAAGCCAGAGACGCTG ATTGACTCCTTTGAGCTTCTCTACTATTATGATGAGTACCTGGGTCACTGCATGTG GTACATCCCcttcttcctcatcctcttcaTGTACTTCAGCGGCTGCTTTACTGCTTCTAAAGCCGAGAGCTTGATGCCAGGGCCTGCCCTGCTCCTGGTGGCACCCAGTGGCCTGTACTACTG GTACCTGGTCACCGAGGGCCAGATCTTCATCCTCTTCATCTTCACCTTCTTTGCCATGCTGGCCCTCGTCCTGCACCAGAAGCGCAAAGGCCTCTTCCTGGACAGCAAcggcctcttcctcttctcctccttcgCACTCACCCTCTTGCTTGTGGCGCTGTGGGTCGCCTGGCTGTGGAATGACCCTGTGCTCAGGAAGAAGTACCCGGGTGTCATCTATGTCCCTGAGCCTTGGGCTTTCTACACCCTTCACGTCAGCAGTCGGCACTGA